One Streptomyces sp. CG4 genomic window, CGGCTGGGCTCCCCTGCGCTTCGCCCTGGAGGCCGCCCACCGCTGGCAGCGCGGCGGCACGGTACGGAAGCTGGTGGCCGCCAAGCAGCGGGAGGCGGCGGTACGGCAGCGGATCGCGGCCCGGTGTCTGGCCGGGTTCGCGGTGCGGAGCGACGAACGCTCCTTCCACGCCTGGTGGGACCTGCCGCGTCCGTGGCGCGCGGACACCTTCGTGGCCGCCGCCGCGCGGCACGGCATCGCGGTGGTCCCGGCGGCCGCCTTCACCGTCGGCGACCACCACGCCCCGAACGCCGTCCGCCTGGGCCTCGCCACACCACCGCCCGACGTCCTCGCCCAGGCCCTCACCACCCTCGCCGAACTGGCCCGCACCGCCCCGGAGGACCACGTCACCGACTGACGCGAGCCGGATGTCACAGCCACGCCGGCAGAATCGGCCCGGCGCATGCCGCTCGCTCCTACTGCCGGAGCTCCAGGACGTCGGCGACCACGCAGCTGACGTTGTCGGGACCGCCGGAGCCGTTGGCGAGGGCGACGAGTTCACGGACGGCCTGCTCGGGTTCGCCGGTCCCGGAGAGCACTCGGTGGATGTCCTGGGTCGGTACGACGGTCGACAGGCCGTCGGAGCAGAGCAGATACCGGTCGTCCCGCCGGGCGTCGTGGAGGCGCATGTCGGGTGTGGTGTCGGCTCCTCGGCCCAGGGCCCGGACCAGCAGCGACCGCTGCGGGTGCGAGGCGGCCTCTTCCAGGCTGAGGCGGCCTTCGTCGACCATCGACTGGACCATGGTGTGGTCGTGGGTGATCTGGAACAGTTCTCCCTCACGCAGGAGGTAGACGCGGGAGTCACCGATGTGGACGAGGGCCAGCTGGGATCCGGTCCAGAGCATCGCGGTGAGCGTCGTGCCGGTGTGCTCGGACGACGAGCCGTCCCCGGCGATGTCGTGCACGGCCTGCTTGGCCTGTTCGACGACGTCTTCGAGGACGTTGAGGAGAGGGCCGGCCGGGACGCCGCCGGTTTCGAGGTGCTTGAGCGCGTCGACGGCGGCTGCGCTGGCCGGGGCTCCTTGGCTGCCGCAGCCGTCGGCGACGGCGAGCAGCCGGGGCCCGGCGTAGGCGGTGTCCTGGTTGCTCTCGCGGACGAGGCCCGTGTCGGACAGAGCGGCGTAACGGATGCCCAGGGGCTTGGCGGTCGGGGACATGGCGGGGTCCTTCCGTGACAGGTGGTCGACGAGGAAGGTGGCGAGGTCCCGCCGTGCGATGGTGTCGGCCTCGACCTGGGCCCAGAACGCGCGGACCTCCCGGGCCGCCGCCACCGCGTTCAGCGTGCGGACGTGCTGGATGCGGGCCAGCGGCATCCCCAGGCGGCGGAGCCAGGCGACCAGGCGGGCCTGGTCCAGCTGTTCCGGTGCGTAGAGGCGGTAGCCGGTCACCGGGTCGACGCGGGCGGGGGTCAGCAGGCCGAGCTCGTCGTAGAGACGCAGTGCCTTCGGCGACAGCCGGGACGCCTTCGCGAACGCCCCGATGGTCAGCAACCCCATGCTCGTCCCTCCTCATGCCGGGCCCGTCGCCCGGCCCCACCGATGCTGCGGGCTCCCCCAAGGTGAAGGTCAACCGAGGTTTCTGGTTTCTGCGCGGCCCTGTTCGATGCCGAGTTCGGCGGCCAGCCGCTGCAGTGCCGATCGGATGCCCTGCCCGTAGCCGTCGTCGCCCAGTGCATCGACGTACTGCTGTGCCTGGGCCAGGTGGGCGCGGGCGCGATCATCGTCCCCCAGCTTGTGGTGGTCCGCGGCGAGGTTGAGGTGCAGCGACGGGTAGAACCCCCGGATCGCCAAGGACGCGTCGTGCTGTTCGGCCCGGTCGTCGGTCACCGCACCGGCCGCTTCCCATGCCCGCAAGTCCCAGGTGAGTTCGTCCCGCGGGTCCTTCTGGAGATCGGCCATGGAGTGAGCGAGAACGCAGCGGTGGAAAGGATCACCATCCGGCGTGATCCCTTCCCAGATCTCGGCGAACCGGTGCCGAGCGCCATCGCCGTCCCCCGCGTGCTGCAGCCCGATGGCTTCCTCAATACGCTTCATCGTCATGTCCTCGGTGATCACGCGAGCCTCCCCCTTGATCGTCAGCGACTCGACGAGCGTAGGGGCGAGCACTGACACCGACTGGCCCGTCGGCAGCCGCCTCGGTTCGAGGCGACCGGGCCGCGAGCCCGCCATCGGCCCCGTGCCGTGGATGCCGGTGTCCCTCGTTCACATGCGGCAGGAGCCGAGCGTCACGCCCGCGGGCAGTCGAGTTTGGCGGCCACGGCGTCGAGGACCCAGTCCAGGCCGGTCGCGAAGGATGTCTCGGCATCCACGTCCGTGCCGTCGTACACGGCCTTGGCCAGCGCCGGGAAGCGGCCCGTGGCCAACATTTTCGTCACGTGCGGGCCGGAGGCGCGCTGCCAGTCGCGCTTGGACAGGCCCGTGGCGCGCTCGGCCCGCAGGTTCGCGATCTCGCGCCTGATCGCGCCAATGAAGTAGGCGCTGACAGTCTCCACGGCGCGCATGACGGTGTCGACATCGGCGAGGCCGTCGAGGGCGGCCAGCTTGGCCTCGGTCACGGCGAGGCCGTTCGGGCCCAGGGCCGGGCGGCCGCCGAGCAGGTCGGCCAGCCATGCGTGGCGGAGAGCGGCCTGTCTGGTGCGGTGGGCGAGGATACGCAGCGCCTCCCGCCAGTCACCGGGCTGCTCCTCGGGGAGAATCTCGGCCTGGACCTCGTCCACCATGAGGTCGAACAGCTCCTCCTTGGTGGCGATGTATCTGTACAGCCGCATCGGACCGGCGTCCAGGCGGGCCGCGACCTTGCGCAAGGACACCGCCTCCAGCCCGCCTTCGTCGGCCAGCGCGATGGCGGTGGCGACGATCCGCTCCCGGTCGAGCGGCACGGGTTGAGTCGGCGGCTCCGGCCGGTCCCACACAGTCATGGTGACATCGTACCGTTGCGATGCATCGTAACGAACGAATACAGTGTATCGGCATGAGACATCGCATCGCAGTGGTCGGGAGCGGTCCCGGCGGCCTTGCCTTCGCCCGCGTCCTGCACCGCCATGACCACCCCGTCACCGTCCTCGAACGCGATCCCGCCCCCGACGCCCGCCCCCCGGGCGGCACGCTGGACCTGCACAAAGGGCTGGGCCAGCTCGCGCTGGACAAGGCGGGGCTGCTGGCGGAGTTCCAGGCGCTGTCCCGTCCCGAGGGGCAGGCCATGCGCATCCTGGACACGGACGGGACCGTCCTGCGCGACTGGCAACCCCGCCCGGACGACCGGGCCAATCCCGAGATCGACCGCGGGCAACTCCGTGACCTGCTGCTCGGCCCTCTCGACGTCCAGTGGGGGCGGGGCGTGACACAGGTGGTGCCGGGGACCCGGGATGGCGTACTGGTCCAATTCGCGGACGGGCGACAGGAGACGTTCGACCTCGTGGTCGGCGCGGACGGCGCCTGGTCCCGGACCCGCCCGGCAGTCTCGCCGGTGACGCCGCACTACACCGGCGTCACCACGGTCGAGACCTCCCTGGACGACGTCGACACCCGCCACCCCGACCTCGCCCGGCTGGTCGGCGAAGGTTCCCTGGCTGTGTACGGCGTGAACCGAAGCCTCGTCGCCCAGCGCAACAGCGGCGGCCACGTCAGGGTGTACGCCCAGTTCCGCGCGCCGCTGGACTGGCACACGAACCTGGACCTGGCCGACGCCGAGGCCGTCAGATCGAGCCTGCTGGCTCTGTTCGACGGCTGGGCCGCTCCCGTCCTCGACCTCCTCCGCCACGGCACCGCTTTCGTCCACCGCCCCCTCTACGTCCTGCCCGTGTCCCACACCTGGACCCACGTCCCCGGGGTGACGCTGCTGGGCGACGCCGCCCACCTGATGCCCCCACTGGGGGCAGGCGCGAACCTCGCGATGCTGGAGGGCGCCGAACTCGCCGAGTCCATCGCCACCGGCCCTGGAGATCTGGACGAGGCCGTCCGTGCCTTCGAGGAACAGATGTGGGCACGGGCCGGCAAGTGGGCGAAGATCACGACGGCCGGTCTGGAACGCCTCGTGAGCCCGGACCCCGCCGAAGCCCTCGCCCTCTTCGACCAAGTCCAGCCATCCTGACCGCCGAGCGCGGGAGCACCAGCATCAACGGCTCGCCACGGCTTCACGGGTCCCGTCTGTCTCACCCCGCGGCGCACTTTTGCAAGCGGGATGCTTGCAATTGTTAGCGGGGGTGGGGCACAGTGGAGGCATGGCATCGCTGAACGTCGGCAATCTCGGTGACTACCTGCGCGAGCAGCGGCGGAACGCCCAGCTCTCGCTGCGGCAGCTCGCCGACGCCGCCGGGGTGTCCAATCCGTACCTGAGCCAGATCGAGCGCGGGCTGCGCAAGCCCAGCGCGGAGGTGCTCCAGCAGGTCGCCAAGGCCCTGCGCATCTCCGCCGAGACGCTGTACGTCCGCGCCGGCATCCTCGACGCCGAGCGGGATCGCGACGAGGTGGAAACGCGCGCGGTCATCCTCGCCGACCCCTCGCTCAACGAGCGGCAGAAGCAGGTGCTGCTCCAGATCTACGAGTCCTTCCGCAAGGAGAACGGATTCGGGGGCGGAGAGCCCGACGCGGCCGGGGAACCGGCACAGGACGCGGGTGTGCACACCGACGGCACCGATACGGCCGATACGGCCGACGTGAGCGACACCGATGCCGGTCCGCGGCGGACGGCCGGATAACCGGACCAGGGCGCCGGCCGCCCCACCGCGGACCACACCAACCTCAGCCGAACGCGAATCCGGGAGGACCTGATCACGATGGCCATTACCGACGACCTGCGCAAGACCCTCAGCGACCCGACTCCGCTGTACTTCGCCGCCGGCACCGCCGACCTCGCCCTGCAGCAGGCCAAGAAGGTGCCCGCCCTGGTCGAGCAGCTGCGTGCCGAGGCCCCGGCCCGCATCGATGCCGTGCGCCACACCGACCCGAAGGCCGTGCAGGAGAAGGCCGCCGCCCGCGCCAAGGAGGCGCAGGAGACGCTCCAGACCAAGGTCAACGAGTTCCTCGGCACCATCGACGTCGACCTGCGCAAGCTCGGCGAGCAGGCCCAGGACCTCGCCCTGCGCGGCGTCGGCGTCGCCGCCGAGTACGCGGTCAAGGCCCGCGAGACCTACGAGAAGGTCGCCGAGCACGGCGAGCAGGCCGTGAAGACGTGGCGCGGCGAGGCCGCCGAGGAGATCGAGGACTTCGCGGTCGTCGTCGAGGGCAAGCCCGAGCCGGTCGAGGCCCAGGCCGAGCCGAAGCCGGCCCAGGCCCAGGCCGAGCCCGCCGCGGAGAAGAAGCCGGTGGCGAAGAAGGCCCCGGCCGCCCGCAAGGCCACCCCCGCGAAGAAGACGACCCCGCCGGCGAAGTGACCCGCGTCGGCGAGCTGACAACGGCGTGACAAAGGGCCGGGCACCTTGGGGGTGCCCGGCCCGTT contains:
- a CDS encoding MerR family transcriptional regulator, giving the protein MGLLTIGAFAKASRLSPKALRLYDELGLLTPARVDPVTGYRLYAPEQLDQARLVAWLRRLGMPLARIQHVRTLNAVAAAREVRAFWAQVEADTIARRDLATFLVDHLSRKDPAMSPTAKPLGIRYAALSDTGLVRESNQDTAYAGPRLLAVADGCGSQGAPASAAAVDALKHLETGGVPAGPLLNVLEDVVEQAKQAVHDIAGDGSSSEHTGTTLTAMLWTGSQLALVHIGDSRVYLLREGELFQITHDHTMVQSMVDEGRLSLEEAASHPQRSLLVRALGRGADTTPDMRLHDARRDDRYLLCSDGLSTVVPTQDIHRVLSGTGEPEQAVRELVALANGSGGPDNVSCVVADVLELRQ
- a CDS encoding FAD-dependent oxidoreductase, with the translated sequence MRHRIAVVGSGPGGLAFARVLHRHDHPVTVLERDPAPDARPPGGTLDLHKGLGQLALDKAGLLAEFQALSRPEGQAMRILDTDGTVLRDWQPRPDDRANPEIDRGQLRDLLLGPLDVQWGRGVTQVVPGTRDGVLVQFADGRQETFDLVVGADGAWSRTRPAVSPVTPHYTGVTTVETSLDDVDTRHPDLARLVGEGSLAVYGVNRSLVAQRNSGGHVRVYAQFRAPLDWHTNLDLADAEAVRSSLLALFDGWAAPVLDLLRHGTAFVHRPLYVLPVSHTWTHVPGVTLLGDAAHLMPPLGAGANLAMLEGAELAESIATGPGDLDEAVRAFEEQMWARAGKWAKITTAGLERLVSPDPAEALALFDQVQPS
- a CDS encoding TetR/AcrR family transcriptional regulator, with product MTVWDRPEPPTQPVPLDRERIVATAIALADEGGLEAVSLRKVAARLDAGPMRLYRYIATKEELFDLMVDEVQAEILPEEQPGDWREALRILAHRTRQAALRHAWLADLLGGRPALGPNGLAVTEAKLAALDGLADVDTVMRAVETVSAYFIGAIRREIANLRAERATGLSKRDWQRASGPHVTKMLATGRFPALAKAVYDGTDVDAETSFATGLDWVLDAVAAKLDCPRA
- a CDS encoding helix-turn-helix domain-containing protein, with translation MASLNVGNLGDYLREQRRNAQLSLRQLADAAGVSNPYLSQIERGLRKPSAEVLQQVAKALRISAETLYVRAGILDAERDRDEVETRAVILADPSLNERQKQVLLQIYESFRKENGFGGGEPDAAGEPAQDAGVHTDGTDTADTADVSDTDAGPRRTAG